One segment of Massilia sp. Se16.2.3 DNA contains the following:
- a CDS encoding cation diffusion facilitator family transporter: protein MTANKETPPAGDSRKVIYAAIVANLGIATAKFVVAALTGSAAMLAEGIHSAVDTGNELLLLVGEKVAARKPDARHPFGYGKAVYFWALIVALSVFSLGGGLSIYHGIHSLREPAPAGDPFWNYVVLGVAFVFEGYSWNVSRRALNSSRQPGTTLWQTVKASKDASVFTVFIEDTAALLGIVVAAGGILLGQLLANPTIDPIASILIGLLLVGAAFTLARQTGGLLVGESVGVEQTGKLKELFAADPDIEKVGQLMTMQLGPDDVLLTAAVRFRRGMRIDEVDVAIERLQATVAAFDPAISRVYFEAAAFRRSTG from the coding sequence ATGACCGCAAACAAGGAAACGCCGCCCGCGGGCGACAGCCGCAAGGTGATCTACGCCGCCATCGTCGCCAACCTCGGCATCGCCACCGCCAAATTCGTCGTCGCCGCCCTGACCGGCAGCGCGGCGATGCTGGCCGAAGGCATCCACTCGGCGGTCGACACCGGCAACGAACTGCTGCTGCTCGTGGGCGAAAAGGTCGCCGCCCGCAAGCCCGATGCGCGCCACCCCTTCGGCTACGGCAAGGCCGTGTATTTCTGGGCCCTGATCGTGGCGCTGTCGGTCTTCTCGCTTGGCGGCGGCCTGTCGATCTACCACGGCATCCACAGCCTGCGCGAACCGGCGCCGGCGGGCGACCCGTTCTGGAACTATGTCGTGCTGGGCGTGGCCTTCGTGTTCGAAGGATACAGCTGGAACGTGTCGAGGCGCGCACTGAACAGCAGCCGCCAGCCGGGCACCACGCTGTGGCAGACCGTGAAGGCCAGCAAGGATGCCTCGGTGTTTACGGTCTTCATCGAAGACACGGCGGCCCTGCTCGGCATCGTCGTGGCGGCCGGCGGCATCCTGCTTGGCCAACTGCTGGCCAATCCCACCATCGACCCGATCGCCTCGATCCTGATCGGCCTGCTGCTGGTGGGCGCGGCCTTCACGCTGGCACGCCAGACGGGCGGCCTGCTGGTGGGCGAAAGCGTGGGCGTGGAGCAGACCGGGAAACTGAAGGAATTGTTCGCTGCAGACCCCGACATCGAGAAGGTCGGCCAGCTGATGACGATGCAGCTGGGGCCGGACGACGTGCTGCTGACGGCCGCCGTGCGCTTCCGGCGCGGCATGCGCATCGACGAGGTGGACGTGGCGATCGAGCGCCTGCAGGCGACGGTGGCCGCCTTCGACCCCGCGATCAGCCGGGTCTATTTCGAGGCCGCGGCCTTCCGCAGAAGCACCGGCTGA